The segment ACAGAGTACATTACCTACATACAAGAAATTGCTTTCAACGTACTGGAAGTCCACAGAGGAGTCATACAAAATTAGAATAACAATCACGATCTTGCAAACGCATTGACGCatacaaatatattatttaatatttcatatCATGCCGACTATAAATTATATATCCTTAGAATTCATTTAAATTCACAGTACCTGCCGAGGCTTTCACAGCTTGAATATTACATACACTCTTTAATTCATTATTCACAATTGTTCCAATTTTAGGACTCGTAGTTTCATAGACTCGTCGTTTTCATTAAGAAGCTAAGAAAATCAAATCTCAATTTATTGATATATGGATTACAATAGTAAATACTACGATAAAATTTAGGTTATGAACTATTCAATTGTCTAAACGCAAAACTTTTGACTCGTAGACACACGGATTTAGTCTggacagtcaatgtgttaaaggAACAAAGAACTTTTAGGTACAAAGCGATTCTTTGTCGCTTATCACACTGGCGAACAGTCAACAAAGTATAAGAGTAACGAGTTTAGTACCAGAAACGAATGAAAATCCCGTTCAAGTTAAAATGTACGCACAATTATGTTACTTTGTTTGTTTGCCTTCGCGCTGCAATAGAATTCCGATTTATCCGGCTACTtacgtatacaggatgttcggccattctgggaaaaaatttaatgagggattctagaagccaaaataagacgaaaatcaagaataccaatttgttgatgaaggcttcgttaaacagttattaacgtttaaagttccgtactgaatttttttctcgaaaatgcgcaagatttcgggggtatgtctattcaccaaaaatgattctaattgacccctgcaactaaaaataatttttccaaaacgatttgaaatttttgaatttaattgttagtaactttttaacgaagccacaatcaagaaattgatattctcgattttcgtcttattttggcctctagaatctcccattaaaatttttccccaagatggccgaacaccctgtatgcatgtatacatatgtacatatttcaattatttaatcATTATCGAAAGTGGATAATGATGCAGTACCACACGATGGCTTTTTAAACAATGTCCGTATGTCAGCCTGCTTTATAAGTTTGGATCTTTTACTAAATAATTCATTTCGAAGAATATAAAGGTTCATCATTTCCGTAATGTTATAACGTTTATTACATTCAGAAAATGGTACAAGTTGATTCACGCCAAGTAATGTCAATTGTGTTATCTTCTTATCTGTCATAGATAATTTCTTCTAACTGCGAATTTTTAGCACCAATATTTCCAcaattaacttgtttttatctcTTGTATTCGTTTTTCTAGTTTCTTTGTAATAAGGCTtttaaggtttcattgaatacgATACTCGGACATTATCCGGATAGACTTAAAATACAAAAGCAAAAAATGAAATCATTATTAACACGCAACATTCGTTGGATTGATGTTAAGAACTGTATCCTTGATAAAGCATCGGAAAAAGAAGCTTAAACGTAACTAAAGTTATTACAAGACCTTGTGCGCATTGCAACTTCCGTAGTTGGTTCTTAATGTCGATTAAATGTGATTGTCCATACCGACAACGCACCGTCAAAATGCAAAGATATCAAAAGATACCTTTTTGAGAATGAGAAGCggaaattatttgtaaaaatatcGGGTGCGTAGGCATAGGGAGGGTTCTAAAAGAAAGATACTTGGAGATACAGAAATAGGGAACATGGACAAGATTGGAAATTTAAAATACCATGGGTAACAGGTTTGCGAATCACTGTGAAACACGAAGACGGGGTACATGGCAATTAATTGTTACGACGAGACGTTAAAGAGAACGAATCCGGATAGGGCCCATGAACTTCGATatggttataaaaataaattctacggCGAACTTTAAGTAACATCCGATTGTCAATCGCGTAGAAGAATTTCGTGAATTTGGTTCAACGGTCAACGCGTTAACAATGAAAAAATATGTCCGAGAGAAGAAACAAAAGCACGCGTCGCGAGACCGTTTCAAAGACGAAGGAGGAAGAAGGAGAAAGCGAAGAAGggtgtgggttaggtttgggaaggAAGGAGGGAGCACAGGTGCGGCTGCTACGTCCGAAGCGCCAACGAGCAATGCTACGCTGTTTTGTCGCGTGCTGGAGAGAAGTCCGCTTTTCCGCTTCGATCCAGCCCGTCTCGATTATTTCGAGCATCTCGTGACTTGTTTCGGTCGTCGGGTACCTCCAACAGGTTGCCTCCACCGTCACGAGTCAACAGAGCGGCGTGGCCGTTTTCGGTGAAATTCAAGAAGAGATCGGGTTGCTAAGCGGTCCCGTTCGAAACGGCCGATATTTTCAGTGTTACTGGAACATCCAGCACGTATCACCGCGCGGCACCAGTTGTCCTGGGGTCCAGCGAAGCGACGTTATGCACCGGAGATTCCTTCGACGATAATTCGCCGGTGAACTCGGGCACTCGGATGAATCACGATCTCGTCTCCTCTTGTTCCTTCTCTTGTTTCGTAACGGTGAGTACGAACGTGCACGAATAATTCACTTATTTTTGGCGTGTCGAGACGCTGTCTCTGACTCGACGTGTCGTTAATTCCATTGTTTATACAACGACACAAAGTTAGAAAGGACACGCAGCGTGTTCGGCAACGTGCTAAAGTAAAAGAACCAAAGtctacgttttaaaaattcttacatttttaaattttaacgagGAATTTTCTGATTTCTCGTAAAAAATGATACCAGACATTTATTGTGACTTGAAGTAGAGTGTTCTTAAATATATACAATGTATAATGTTTATGTTTTAAATTCGATTCGTGTAAGTTACGATTAGTAGCGTAGTACCTTTCGAATACTTTGATTTTCTAAATGAAGCGGCAAGAACTTAAATCCGCTTATATCGTGATTTAGCAGTTCTTAATAGTCTAATAGCACCACGTATTATATAGTATATTATATTCAGTGCAAGAAGTATTATATAATACATAGGATAGTATATACTATATAATATAAAGTGTAGTGCAAAGTATAGTAAAGGTAATATACTATACGCCACATTCGATAACATATCCATAGTAGAATCTTTAGTACTGCGTCTATTAGGACGTACACAATAGTGTGGTATGTATaacatattaaatattataatgtGTAGCATGGCTAATATATAACGGGTGACGTAGTCTCCTGTTCGACGATGTTTTGTGCTTGATATCACCTGTTGCGTGGGTGAACAAGTTCGATGTTTTACGAGAAGTATGACGCGTCGACCTACTTCGGCTCTAGCATCGAGATGATAATATTCAATctagaaaacaaacaaataaaaaatctaGGACTCGCATGCAAGCTCGCTAAAAACCTATTATGAAAAGAATAATGTATGTTCGTTAATATACGTATTGCACGTTATTTATTgcaacaataaaaattaattctagATAATAATGCGATAAGCAAATGAATAATTGTAGTAATTATTACTCATCGTCCTTTATTGCGAACACCGTTTAACATACTGATGAATATCGGCCTTCgtgcaaatacagggtgttcggccactcctgggaaaaattttaatggaagattctagaggccaaaataagacgaaaatcaagaatactaatttgtcgatggaggcttcgttaaaaagttattaacgtttcaagttccgcccgtactgaatttttttctcgagagtgcgtaggatttcgggggtatgtctattcaccaaaaattattgtaattgacctccacagctaacaatatttttttcagaacgatttgaaatatttttttttcgtcgaaaaatttgggcacctaattattatagattttcggtaaggaatttttttctcgaaagtgcgtaggatttcgggggtatgtgtaatgaccaaaaatggttgtaattgacccccgcaaccgaaaataattttttcagaacgatttgaaatttttgaattcaattgttaactttttaacgaagcctccatcaacaaattggtattcttgattttcgtcttattttggcctctagaatcccccattaaaatttttccaggggtggccgaacaccctgtataagatgaCAATCTTATAAAAATCGACACAAATAAAGGATTACCTGCAGACACTTTTAATCAGTCGCTGTTGAGCCTTTGATATTTTAGGTTTCTAGGAAATAAGAGAATTCTTTGTCGAAAATTCGAATATTTGAATGTTACTACTCACAATGTACAACTTATCCTGTTCTTCTACGCTGTGATCCACGTTGGTACTGGGGCTTCTGCAGACGACTCTGGTCCAAGTAGATGCAATCAATGATTCCCATTAACAACCGAGATTCGTAGAGTGTCGAGTATCCCACTTCTGACACCAAATTTTTGTTGTATTCCGGGGTGAGAAACGCGAAGTCTGATAATAATTtaacaaatatatttcaatacgcCCGGTTACGAGCGACAACTCGGCGGAAAGACGTTATATCCAGACGTTAGTGAGGAAGAGACAGAATAGCTCTGCTCAAACGGATTTCTAAGGGTCTTATATTTTAGATATTTGGTGGGGGTGAAGATGACCATAGCCCTTAGTTACAGGGTGACTAAGACAACATCTAAATTTTCAACAGAAAATGAGTTGATTAACTTACTTTGAACGCAAGCGGCTATCTAGGATTATCGGTGTGGATCTGTAGTGACAGGATCAACGGTAGGATGGTCATCCGTCGATGGAATTGTTATAGAACTGTACCCATATTCGAGTGACACTGATActgatataaaattaaattaatctaATCTACAATATTGTATCGAGTCATACTTTCCTTCCATTGGGAACCCCAGTTTTGCTGACAGTAACATTCATTCCAGCAACTTGCTATATTATCTGCTGACATTGTTGAAAATTATACGTTTCAAGTCTGCTATTTACCTTGGGCagaagaatttaatttttttaataattaaaatgacGACAGAGTCCATAGGGCACGAACGAcgcaatatacatatgtacatacataCACGAGCACACCGATGCGAATAGGATGACGTAGGAttcagatatacagggtgttctccaTTTTGATGTATCCTAGTTTAGggttaaaaaaatgttttaggtcaaattttgtttatttcaatgtacaaatgtatatacaaattttaaaaatttacgtTAACGATATTTTTCTAATCTTAAAGGCATCGTTTGCTTGTATTCATGATCAATTAAAATATAACTTCGTTCTTTATCGAAAGATAGCATTTTTCTTTGTTCCTAAACAAAGAAAACCATTTAGAATCATAGTGACGTAAGTCAGTGAACGCGAAGACGAACttgattgtttaaataaacgtctACCGTGTCACTACtagaaattatataaatacCAAATTACGTAAGTCAGGGTATGACTGAACCCTCTTAAATTCGACGTGAAAGGATGTTTAAAACGGCACACTCAGTCGGAAGGCTTTTGGTCGAGTCAAGATATTTGCTTTGTAGGAACATATTCAACTAGATAAGCGACATTGGTACATTACATAATACGCCTGCGTATCTTTACTAGATCAATAACATTATTATTTAAGTTTCCATTTTATCATTCGTCCTCTGATCAATACATCAATTAATTCTGATATCATTTCCTACGTACTGTCAGCGTTATCAAATCCTTGTTCAACTTGTATTTATCCATCAAATGTTCCACTCTTTCATTTGCATCATCCTTGATGCGTTTCATGCGTTTATCCCGGTCGGAAATTTCTCTATCTTTCTGTATTAGTGTCACGCTGGTTGGTTTATTTTcggttttcaatttttttctttttggctTCAACTCGTCGGAACACGTGTCCATGGAAATTGAACGTCtcatttttcttttagtttgttCTCTTGTATCAAAGGCACCGATAGCTTCGCAAAGATCGTTGGCTGAATTTCGATCCTTCTTTTTAATCTTCTGCACGCTACCGTCGCTATTTAAGCTTTCGATTCTCGGCTTCCTTCTCAAATTACTTCTTCTGGAAGCCTGAGTACTATTTGTTCTTCCGGTAGAGTTCTTTCCAACGTTATTCTTAAAACTACAAGGTTTCAACGATAACATCTCCAAATTAAAGTTGCATTTGCCTACCAAAGATTGGGTCGTTGGTTTTTGCTCGTTATCATATTGTACAATCACTTTTTCATCGTTTCCGACTGCAACAATATCTTTAACCGTAATTTCGACTGTGCATTTATTTTCCGAACTTTTCTCTAATCGGTCTTTATTatcttttatattttctttttttatcaaatCCTCGTTTACGTCGTAACTAAGAATTAGAAATAGAATTATTCTTTTTCTGTCACACGATGAGTACCGAAATCAAGCTGTAAACTTTATTTtacagtttcatttaaataagcGATACTTACAtgttgtatttaatttttttcacaTTTTCGGAATGCTCGATAAACTTGAGCAATCTATTTCTTACTTCGCCCTTGTTTTTACAAACGTCGCAGTCCGTTATGCAAGGCTGTGTAATATATCCGAAATATTCGCCAATGATCGTATGACGACATCTACATATAGTTACATATAATTTTATatgtaattttgttaaaatcgCCAATTAAACTTAATTCAAATTTCTTACTTAGTTAACAAACAGTAGGATACAAATTTGTTGTACTCGTTTAATCGTTTCTCGATATGCTCTGGATTTTTAATGGTTCTGTGATTTTCGATAACAAATTTCACAGAAGAATATTCCTCTGTACTAAAATATATTCTACAATATGCACCGTCGTCATCCATATACATTTGTGCAGATTCTCTATAGTATTTGGCAATGTTTCCAGGCACTGTCCAATACACTAGACATCtgattgaataaatattttacgaatCAGTTATAGCTAGCTCGTTAGCAGTGCATCTTGTTTCTTTTATTATGAAACAATATGAGCTGACCTAATTGGTTTTTTATGAATAAATCCATAATTGTATGTAGTGATAATAATCTTAGCATCTCCAGATACCCACTTATTTTCTACGCTACGTCGTGCGGTATTATTTAGTTCTAGAATAAGTCacatattatatattttcagGGATAAGAATACAAAGTATTTTAACCCTTTCTGACTCGAACATAACATTTACTTAAAGTgttctttgaaaaattaaaccACCGTTAAGTACACGTATACGCGACgaattttcaatataaattttcaatttaattttgaacGAAGAATCGTCCTCTTTGAACGGAATCATTGAGACAGAAAGGATTAGTAATGTATCAATTAACTTGCTTACTGTGGTGATATGCAAGCGTACTTATACCAAGAGTGTTTAATTTATCTTTTATCAACTCTGCCATGGTTTCTTCTCTACAGTAAACAAGACCCATCTGAATACAGATAAACCGCATAAGTATGTATCTTGTAGCACCGTGAAAAGACAATTTGAATTACCTTTTGATCAGATGAATTTAATGTACCAAGCGCTTTTATGATAAAATTTTTAAGATGCTCGAATGGACAAGAAATCATGTCTAAAAACCATACATCGTAATGTACATTGATTCTTTCTActggtattttaaatatttttggtgttcgtagttttaacaattTGCAAATATCTTCGAGTACCTGCCAAAATGTTCAATAAACACACGTTAAACATTTAGTAAAagcattataaataaaaatatagctTGTTTGCAGCTAGTTCTAAGTAATTACCTTATCTGTAACAGTTGTAGTAACTACAACTTTAGGAatggatatatatatattttcaaataaacACAATCCTTGGTAATTAACTGTATAATCATATCCCCACTCGCTTAAACGATGAGCCTCGTTGAATACAATATAAGACAATATTCTACGAGATGTTAGCGAAAACATCAAGTACTGTTAATGTATGTTTAAGTTAATTTAGTAATGTTATGATACAAGAAAAAGTTTGTAATATATACCAGCGATTCTTAAGCTATGATTCATAGATCCTAAGATAATTATTAAGTGCTTACACGCACACAAGGGAGTCATTGAGATAAAGATAGCAAGTAATATTTGTTCAAATGGATATGCATCAACGCTTTGGctgttaaaattatttaaagggGATCTATGTTACATAAAAGGTTAGGAATCGCTGAAATATATTGTTTACCTGAAAATACCCGTATTTAATCAAGTCAGGTGTGCAATATAATAATACTATCGTAGGACATATCGATGTTAAATCTTTTACAATGGCATTTCGTTTGTTGGCATACATACGCGCAGTTAATACGTGTGCATTAATCTGTTTGCTCCTTAAAAAATCTACATGTTTCTGAAAACATTTGAACATGTAATAATAAACAACAAGATTAATTAGAATAACTCGTATCGTGACATTTAAGGAACATACAATGCATTATTTGTATACAATATAAAGCTATTAGAATCCTTACCTGATTGTAAGATAAGTTTGGTGAAAACACCAAACTGACTTTTCCTTGTTGCGACACGATTGGTAATTGAAAGCAAAGATTCCTACCAAATTTGGGTGGCAtggatatacatacatattccGAACCTACAATTTTGTATTGAAAAATCAACTAAACGAAAATCAACCAAAGTTTATACGACATCAAAGTTACATTGAGAAATAAAAGTAGGAAAATTTTTGGAGCAAAATGAACTAACCTTTACTGATCGCAGTAGCAGCTTCTTTCTGAATGATATTCATGAAGTTTTCAAAGCCAAACGTCGATCGCATAACAGTTTCCAAGTTTTCTTGGCAGAAAACCATATTCGTGCCTTTTATCGTGCGTTAATgattatatttcattgaataaaaATTGATCGAGTACTCGATTACCTGTCCCTCGCCAATATCGATGATTTTTAAACATGTTATAAAGGATaaaattttgaacaactttttcttTTGAAAAAATTTCCGATCGGCTTTAATTACGAAGCCATTAGCAAAATTCCTTCGCACTAATACATTTAATTCTATCTATACGTACGCGTCCGTGGCAACGTGTAAACATAAAAGTTGCCGCCATCGCAGAGTACCGACAATGTATTCGAAATAGCAGTCAATGGCCTACTGAGGCACACATTGCCATGGATGCGTACTTATAAGCTGAATTCGATGTGGTAGTGCGAAAGAAATATTGTTAACACTAGGAAAGAGGCAAAAGATGTTCAAAAGTTCACTCcttataatacagggtgttcggctacccctgggaaaaattttaatgggggattctagtggccaaaataagacgaaaatcaagaataccaatttgttgattgaggcttcgttaaaaagttattaacgtttaaagtttcacccgtactgaatttttttcttgaaaatgcgtaagatttcgggggtatgtctattcaccaaaaatgattgtaattgacccccgcaaccgaaaatattttttttagaaagatttgaaattttttttttcttcgaaaaatttcgacacctacccgattttttttctcaaaagtgggtaggatttcggaggtatgtgtaatgacctaaaatgtttgtaattgacccccgcaaccgaaaataatttttccagaacgatttgaaatttttgaatttaattgttaataactttttaacgaggcctcagtcaagaaattgatattcttgattttcgtcttattttggcctctagaatctctctagAAGGGAACAGATAATCGAGCACTTCGCTTAAAAATTGTTATTAGAGACACTTCCAAATATTCGAAACTGTTAATGATACCACGTACTTTTTCAGACAGAgataaaagaaaattgaaattgcAAATCGAAAAGTTTGAAAACTTGACTTCGTGACGAACAACAAAGTGGTCGCGATGATTTTAAACTAAAGACTTTCGCCGGATTCGCCTTGCTTTGACAGATGAGTCTGCACGTAAGTTACACAACAGTTTATCACAAAGTAAAGTTATTTAACGATATttgataaaaattacaaattgcTTTACCTTTTAGGTGCATAATGAAGAAATTTTACGTAATATTCTTTCTGATATGCGTGTCCACTGCTGAACCGCCTAATTGCAACGATCCGAATTGGCACTCGTTGGAGACGTCAGAGTCCTCCAAATCGGAGTGTGGATCGATCTTCGAAAATCGTTGTACCTGCATGAGGACGTGTTACGAGAACCGTCACCAATATGTCGTTAACTGCACCGACTCGGGATTCTATAATACCGCACCCTTAACACACTTACCGAACGAAACACAAGTAAGACAATATTAATATGTTATTAAAGTGAAATTATAATGTTCCAACTATCGTCTACAGGTTCTCATTTTCACGGGGAATTATCTAGAGGAACTGCCTTGGAATGTGTTTGGCACCCTGGACAGTTTACCCGAATTACGCGTGATCGACATGTCGAAGAATAAAATCAGAGAAATTCGAGGGAAGGCGTAC is part of the Colletes latitarsis isolate SP2378_abdomen chromosome 10, iyColLati1, whole genome shotgun sequence genome and harbors:
- the LOC143346369 gene encoding ATP-dependent DNA helicase Q5 isoform X3, with amino-acid sequence MVFCQENLETVMRSTFGFENFMNIIQKEAATAISKGSEYVCISMPPKFGRNLCFQLPIVSQQGKVSLVFSPNLSYNQYLMFSLTSRRILSYIVFNEAHRLSEWGYDYTVNYQGLCLFENIYISIPKVVVTTTVTDKVLEDICKLLKLRTPKIFKIPVERINVHYDVWFLDMISCPFEHLKNFIIKALGTLNSSDQKMGLVYCREETMAELIKDKLNTLGISTLAYHHKLNNTARRSVENKWVSGDAKIIITTYNYGFIHKKPIRCLVYWTVPGNIAKYYRESAQMYMDDDGAYCRIYFSTEEYSSVKFVIENHRTIKNPEHIEKRLNEYNKFVSYCLLTKCRHTIIGEYFGYITQPCITDCDVCKNKGEVRNRLLKFIEHSENVKKIKYNIYDVNEDLIKKENIKDNKDRLEKSSENKCTVEITVKDIVAVGNDEKVIVQYDNEQKPTTQSLVGKCNFNLEMLSLKPCSFKNNVGKNSTGRTNSTQASRRSNLRRKPRIESLNSDGSVQKIKKKDRNSANDLCEAIGAFDTREQTKRKMRRSISMDTCSDELKPKRKKLKTENKPTSVTLIQKDREISDRDKRMKRIKDDANERVEHLMDKYKLNKDLITLTDTSKWRTPCISESYVILFASVCSCM
- the LOC143346369 gene encoding ATP-dependent DNA helicase Q5 isoform X1; translation: MVFCQENLETVMRSTFGFENFMNIIQKEAATAISKGSEYVCISMPPKFGRNLCFQLPIVSQQGKVSLVFSPNLSYNQKHVDFLRSKQINAHVLTARMYANKRNAIVKDLTSICPTIVLLYCTPDLIKYGYFQYLMFSLTSRRILSYIVFNEAHRLSEWGYDYTVNYQGLCLFENIYISIPKVVVTTTVTDKVLEDICKLLKLRTPKIFKIPVERINVHYDVWFLDMISCPFEHLKNFIIKALGTLNSSDQKMGLVYCREETMAELIKDKLNTLGISTLAYHHKLNNTARRSVENKWVSGDAKIIITTYNYGFIHKKPIRCLVYWTVPGNIAKYYRESAQMYMDDDGAYCRIYFSTEEYSSVKFVIENHRTIKNPEHIEKRLNEYNKFVSYCLLTKCRHTIIGEYFGYITQPCITDCDVCKNKGEVRNRLLKFIEHSENVKKIKYNIYDVNEDLIKKENIKDNKDRLEKSSENKCTVEITVKDIVAVGNDEKVIVQYDNEQKPTTQSLVGKCNFNLEMLSLKPCSFKNNVGKNSTGRTNSTQASRRSNLRRKPRIESLNSDGSVQKIKKKDRNSANDLCEAIGAFDTREQTKRKMRRSISMDTCSDELKPKRKKLKTENKPTSVTLIQKDREISDRDKRMKRIKDDANERVEHLMDKYKLNKDLITLTDTSKWRTPCISESYVILFASVCSCM
- the LOC143346369 gene encoding ATP-dependent DNA helicase Q5 isoform X2; the protein is MVFCQENLETVMRSTFGFENFMNIIQKEAATAISKGSEYVCISMPPKFGRNLCFQLPIVSQQGKVSLVFSPNLSYNQKHVDFLRSKQINAHVLTARMYANKRNAIVKDLTSICPTIVLLYCTPDLIKYGYFQYLMFSLTSRRILSYIVFNEAHRLSEWGYDYTVNYQGLCLFENIYISIPKVVVTTTVTDKVLEDICKLLKLRTPKIFKIPVERINVHYDVWFLDMISCPFEHLKNFIIKALGTLNSSDQKMGLVYCREETMAELIKDKLNTLGISTLAYHHKLNNTARRSVENKWVSGDAKIIITTYNYGFIHKKPIRCLVYWTVPGNIAKYYRESAQMYMDDDGAYCRIYFSTEEYSSVKFVIENHRTIKNPEHIEKRLNEYNKFVSYCLLTKCRHTIIGEYFGYITQPCITDCDVCKNKGEVRNRLLKFIEHSENVKKIKYNIYDVNEDLIKKENIKDNKDRLEKSSENKCTVEITVKDIVAVGNDEKVIVQYDNEQKPTTQSLVGKCNFNLEMLSLKPCSFKNNVGKNSTGRTNSTQASRRSNLRRKPRIESLNSDGSVQKIKKKDRNSANDLCEAIGAFDTREQTKRKMRRSISMDTCSDELKPKRKKLKTENKPTSVTLIQKDREISDRDKRMKRIKDDANERVEHLMDKYKLNKDLITLTVRRK